The Rhineura floridana isolate rRhiFlo1 chromosome 15, rRhiFlo1.hap2, whole genome shotgun sequence genome window below encodes:
- the PAQR7 gene encoding membrane progestin receptor alpha, whose translation MATIVSEKLSHLFINAQQFWKVPRLLEEALPPPSCTVGVTDVPRLFRKPYIHAGYRPLNRTWKFYFLSLFQRHNEAINVWTHLVATVVLVARFWRLSWAVDFLGDPHAQPLFVIAISSVVYATFSTLAHLLQAKSEFWHYTFFFLDYVGVATYQYSSALVHYYYAIEPEWHARIVGFYIPGAVLLAWLSCAGSCYAKYRCPHLSSLMGRLCQEMPSAVAYALDISPVLHRIYVASSSGLADVAILYHKCHVLFFLIGAFFFAYPYPEKWFPGKCHFVGQGHQIFHIFLMLCTLAQVEAVLLDYEMRRPIYSRLHGGVAPLFSALCLFVVAVCGLTALFMTARVRHRLHWKEE comes from the coding sequence ATGGCGACAATTGTCTCCGAAAAGCTCAGCCACCTCTTCATCAATGCCCAGCAGTTCTGGAAGGTCCCTCGTCTCCTGGAGGAGGCACTCCCCCCGCCCTCCTGCACTGTGGGGGTGACGGACGTGCCCCGCCTTTTCCGGAAGCCCTACATCCATGCCGGCTACCGGCCTCTCAACCGGACCTGGAAGTTCTACTTCCTCTCGCTTTTCCAGCGGCACAACGAGGCCATCAACGTCTGGACGCACCTGGTGGCCACCGTGGTCCTGGTGGCAAGGTTCTGGCGGCTCTCCTGGGCGGTGGACTTCCTCGGCGACCCTCATGCGCAGCCGCTGTTTGTCATTGCCATCTCGTCTGTCGTCTATGCCACCTTCAGCACCCTGGCGCACCTCCTGCAGGCCAAGTCTGAGTTCTGGCACTACACGTTCTTCTTCTTGGACTACGTGGGGGTCGCCACCTACCAGTATAGCAGCGCCTTGGTGCACTACTATTACGCCATCGAGCCAGAATGGCACGCAAGGATTGTGGGCTTCTATATCCCGGGAGCTGTTTTGCTGGCCTGGCTCTCCTGCGCCGGTTCCTGCTATGCCAAGTACCGGTGCCCTCATCTCTCTTCCCTGATGGGCAGGCTGTGCCAGGAAATGCCCTCAGCTGTGGCGTATGCCTTGGACATCAGCCCGGTGCTCCACCGGATCTACGTCGCCTCTTCCTCTGGCCTCGCAGACGTGGCCATTCTATACCACAAGTGCCACGTCCTCTTTTTCCTCATTGGGGCCTTCTTTTTTGCCTACCCCTATCCCGAGAAGTGGTTTCCGGGAAAGTGCCACTTTGTTGGCCAGGGGCACCAGATCTTCCACATCTTCCTGATGCTCTGCACCCTCGCCCAGGTGGAGGCGGTGCTTCTAGACTATGAAATGAGGCGGCCCATCTACTCCCGGCTGCACGGCGGTGTGGCCCCGCTTTTTTCCGCCCTGTGCCTTTTCGTGGTGGCTGTCTGTGGCCTCACAGCCCTTTTCATGACCGCCAGAGTGAGACATAGGCTGCATTGGAAAGAGGAGTGA